The following proteins are co-located in the Sphingomonas donggukensis genome:
- a CDS encoding glycine zipper 2TM domain-containing protein, with product MRTPIIFAALAATTLAAVPAAAQSNPNREYREEVRDAQRDYRNDLRDANSPRDVRNARREYNREIRDARQDRRRDWRQYRNYDYNRFENGQRRYYADQYYRDGRYYQTRRLGRNDRIYRGNDGRYYCRRNDGTTGLIIGGVAGGFLGNALSNGSSNLLGTLLGAAGGAALGRSIDRGQVSCR from the coding sequence ATGCGTACCCCGATCATCTTCGCAGCCCTTGCCGCGACGACCCTCGCCGCCGTTCCGGCTGCGGCGCAGTCGAACCCGAACCGCGAATATCGCGAGGAGGTGCGCGACGCCCAGCGCGACTATCGCAACGACCTGCGCGACGCGAATTCGCCGCGTGACGTTCGCAACGCCCGCCGCGAGTACAATCGCGAGATTCGCGACGCGCGTCAGGACCGTCGCCGCGACTGGCGCCAGTATCGCAACTACGACTACAACCGTTTCGAGAACGGCCAGCGCCGCTATTATGCCGATCAATATTATCGCGATGGCCGCTATTATCAGACCCGTCGCCTCGGCCGTAACGACCGCATCTATCGCGGCAACGACGGGCGCTATTACTGCCGCCGCAACGACGGCACGACCGGCCTGATCATCGGCGGCGTCGCCGGCGGCTTCCTCGGCAACGCGCTGAGCAACGGCAGCTCGAACCTGCTCGGTACGCTGCTCGGTGCAGCAGGCGGCGCAGCACTCGGTCGCTCGATCGACCGCGGCCAGGTCAGCTGCCGCTAA
- the crcB gene encoding fluoride efflux transporter CrcB has protein sequence MSNLLFVMAGGAIGAGARHLFGRATLSTLGPAYPWGTLGVNLIGGLLMGLLVGTLARTGANESARLFLGVGVLGGFTTFSAFSLDAANMLERGALVPAGLYVAASVIGSIVALFAGLALARSVAA, from the coding sequence ATGTCCAATCTCCTCTTCGTCATGGCCGGCGGCGCGATCGGCGCCGGTGCGCGGCATCTGTTCGGGCGCGCGACGCTGTCCACGCTCGGCCCCGCCTACCCGTGGGGGACGCTGGGCGTGAACCTGATCGGCGGGCTGCTGATGGGTCTGCTGGTCGGCACGCTTGCCCGCACCGGCGCGAACGAGTCCGCGCGGCTGTTCCTCGGCGTCGGCGTGCTCGGCGGCTTCACCACCTTCTCCGCGTTCAGCCTCGACGCCGCCAACATGCTGGAGCGCGGCGCGCTTGTGCCCGCCGGGCTGTACGTTGCCGCCTCCGTGATCGGATCGATCGTCGCGCTGTTCGCCGGCCTGGCCCTCGCCCGGAGTGTCGCGGCATGA